The following is a genomic window from Eisenibacter elegans DSM 3317.
TGTTGTTTTGTTTGCTTGATGTTGTCAATAAAGGAAGTTAAACGGTGTTAATGGCAAGGGTGAACACCTCTTATCCATTCCGAACAGAGTCGTTAAGCCCCTTAGCGCCGATGGTACTGCGGTCAAACGTGGAAGAGTAGGTCGATGCCGGATAACTATTATCACAAAAGCCTCTTAGAGTCAAATCTGAGAGGCTTTTTTGTGTTCAACTCCCAAGAGAAACCGGAAGGGGGGCTTGCCAAACTATTTGCGATGTTTTCTTGTTTTGGTTTTATGCTATTTTGACTTTATGTATTGTGTATATATGATTCAGGGACATCCGTGTGTGAATGATGCTAGTACAGGGGGTGATATCGGACTCCAAAGGGCAGACTCCAAGAAAATCAGCACTCTGTATCAAGGCTACCCCATTAATCGACTTTGTAGAGGCTGATGTTTATAGCCAAATGATGTACAAGACATACGCCCCCGTAAGGGTCTTACACTCAATGAAAACCCTAATGTGCTATGAATACTTCATCCCTTTAGGATATTAGGTACACGCACCGCTATTTAAAATCACTTGATAATAGTAATTTTTTTCGTTAATAAAAATATGAAAAATTAAGTATTACATCAATATAATAGTATGTTTCAAGCCTTGACTTATGGGTATCTCACTGCGGTGCTGTATTTTTTTAATACATTCAATGTCCAACAACATGTTCGAGATGTGATGACTACTAAGTTGCCAATTGTGGACACAACAAATTATTTAGCCCTCTCACAGGAACTCCTCTATGATGCCCGTACTTTCGAAGACTGTAGGGAGCATCTCATACAGTTGAAGAACGCATCGCCTGAGCAGCTTAAAACCCAATTAGCTGATGATGCCAAACGAAAGGCTTTTTGGATTAATCTATACAATGCGCATGTACAACTATCTTTGCAAATAGATAGCACACAATATCAACATAAATCACGTTATTTTGGTATCAAGCAAGTTGCAGTAGCAGGCTATGCCCTAAGCCTCGATGATATAGAACATGGGGTGTTGCGATGCTCCAAAGTAAAGCTGAGCTTAGGGTATCTGAGCAAATGGTTTCCATCCAAATTTGAGAGGGAGTTTAAGGTAGAAAAATTGGATTGGCGGATTCATTTTGCGCTCAACTGCGGGGCGAAGAGTTGCCCTCCGATTGCTTTTTACAAGGCAGAAATCATCGACAAGCAACTTGATTGGGCAACGGCTTCTTATCTCAAACAGGAATGTGTTTATGACACCAATACGAATACGGTCTGGATTCCGAAGCTATTTTTGTGGTTTCAGGCAGATTTTGGTGGTAGAGCCGGTATCCGGCAGATTTTGATGGATGAGCAAGTTATTCCCGAGGGCAAACGGCCTAAACTTCGATTCAAGGAGTATGATTTTTCTTTGGAGTTGGACAACTTTGCCGATAGCCAATAAGATACACAATGGAAATAATGCCCAAACAGAATTGCTTGGGGAAATGTGTGCTGAAAATCTTTGGGCATCAAGAAAATCAAACCCTGTGAATGCTGAAATCAAGCACATCTTGGTATAAAACAATTGTTTAGATACCTAACTCTAGTTGAAACATGACAAGTAGTCGGTTTTTGTAAATATAAGGCAGCCCTTCTTGTGTTTGGGGGTTGATACGGTCATCTAGTCCGACATAAGTTTGGGCTTTGATGCGGTGGGAGCGCAGGTAGTAGCTGTGTGCAAGTGCTTTGGTTTGATAAAAAGGCTGAAAATCTGGGTTTTCGGGATGAATGGCTGTATAGCGGATACTCAGCTCGTGTTTTTTCCCAATCATACGACCTAGCTGCCAATTGTAGGCATGCCCAGAAGGTACACGGCGGCGGTAGTCTTCTGTAGGCAACTCAAAGCCAGAGCTTAACTCCCACTGTCGGTAAAAATACTCTCCCAAAAGCGACCATCCTCGGTATTTGAACATCATATCGGCAATATAGGTCTGTAGGTCGATGGGAGTGTCGAAACTGCGACCTATCTGTCCACCGCTGCGGGTAGTACGGTGGTTGAAGCTATACGAAGTGCCCACAGAGAGCTTTGGGTGTGGCTCTCTTGCCAGATCTCCTTCGCTATAATCTCCCAAGTTGGCAAACTGACCCAGTGGCAACCATTCTAGGCGTGCGCTATAGGCCAGTCCAATATCTGTACCAAGGGCGTTACGACCTTCGCCACTGCTTACTACTCCGCGCAACTGCCACCATTGTTTTCCGAGAGGGATATTTTTGTAAATAAAAACCCCAAAATCACGATCGAGGTTAAAAAACTGGTTGGCTACTGAGCGGTCAGGCATCTGTAAATTGCCTGATGAAATCACCCGTTGGCGGTTGCCGGGCAGCTTGCTTTGACCAAATCCTAAGTAGAAATTATCGGTAAAAAAATAATAAACCATCGCATCACGAATGACTTGAGCTATTTCGCCATCTACCAAATCTTGGTCAGCTCTCGAAAATGAAAGTTGAATGTAATAGGCCAGCTTGGGAGAGCCCAAAAACCCGTCGATACGTAACCGCAGACGGCGCACGCGGGCATCAAAGCCGCCAATAGGCTCGCTGTCTAGTTGGTCGAAATAACCAAAGCGGTTTTGCATCCGGAAACGAAAATTGATTAAAAAGGTAGAGTCACGCCTAATGCTCAAACCTTGGCGCATATCGAGCAAAGGAGCTTGATCAGATTCAGTTTGCGCAAGCACGATAGAAGAAGATAAGCCTAGTAACAACCCGCTTATCAGAACACACAAGAGCTTTCTCATTGATTTTCAGGAAAAAATGGCCGCAAATTTACGCAAAAGCTGGTTTTTTTTCAACTTGTGATAAAGCTCACACACAAAAATTACTGTTTGTATTATATTTGAAAACAAGCTCTCTTGCATAGCTGATGCAAGTACCGCAGCTCCAGTATATTCGAACCTATTTCACCCTAAGCCAATGACCGTGATGAAATCAACCTTCTTATTGTTTTTGCTAGTATTTTGTAACAGCGCCTACTCATTTGCACAAGAACACAAGCACCATCAAGGGGAAGCCAATCAGTATATGCACCAAACCGAGTTTGAGGCATTGGTACAGCGTTTTGAAAGCCCTGA
Proteins encoded in this region:
- a CDS encoding DUF547 domain-containing protein is translated as MDTTNYLALSQELLYDARTFEDCREHLIQLKNASPEQLKTQLADDAKRKAFWINLYNAHVQLSLQIDSTQYQHKSRYFGIKQVAVAGYALSLDDIEHGVLRCSKVKLSLGYLSKWFPSKFEREFKVEKLDWRIHFALNCGAKSCPPIAFYKAEIIDKQLDWATASYLKQECVYDTNTNTVWIPKLFLWFQADFGGRAGIRQILMDEQVIPEGKRPKLRFKEYDFSLELDNFADSQ
- a CDS encoding porin, which produces MLAQTESDQAPLLDMRQGLSIRRDSTFLINFRFRMQNRFGYFDQLDSEPIGGFDARVRRLRLRIDGFLGSPKLAYYIQLSFSRADQDLVDGEIAQVIRDAMVYYFFTDNFYLGFGQSKLPGNRQRVISSGNLQMPDRSVANQFFNLDRDFGVFIYKNIPLGKQWWQLRGVVSSGEGRNALGTDIGLAYSARLEWLPLGQFANLGDYSEGDLAREPHPKLSVGTSYSFNHRTTRSGGQIGRSFDTPIDLQTYIADMMFKYRGWSLLGEYFYRQWELSSGFELPTEDYRRRVPSGHAYNWQLGRMIGKKHELSIRYTAIHPENPDFQPFYQTKALAHSYYLRSHRIKAQTYVGLDDRINPQTQEGLPYIYKNRLLVMFQLELGI